A window of Juglans regia cultivar Chandler chromosome 7, Walnut 2.0, whole genome shotgun sequence contains these coding sequences:
- the LOC109004892 gene encoding 1-aminocyclopropane-1-carboxylate oxidase-like — protein MATSPEPRSENPIDFRAPPPSPVASGRRSTVTNDDILTEFLHHSLRVPDLILPHKVFPRQKFIESPPVIDLQSLTSKESDSIPKILDSISGIGCFQLVNYGIPPESMSAALAAASGIFHVPPEKKAAATRSLERPYGFEEGHEEEGESELTEEFVWCRDEALKLEMEGVWPAGYSNFSEKMEALMFEIEKVAEKILLALWESFLRKPIYENEMIQQQELGSVCCLYKHGKNVPADKWYDVIRMLIRGTDFSHSLCLHLCDGSSEFHVYSKKGWVSFIPEKGALIITVGDQIQALSGGHYKHVIGRPIFKDEKDDCISMAFLCSPPPTAAAAAAASVVTTSCSKTKREKTISLSQQALVALFLTLVYQFFVYFSKKI, from the exons ATGGCGACTTCACCTGAACCCAGGTCCGAAAACCCAATTGATTTTCGTGCCCCGCCTCCCTCTCCGGTAGCCTCCGGACGCCGATCGACTGTCACCAATGATGACATCCTCACCGAATTCCTCCACCACTCCCTTCGTGTCCCCGACCTCATCTTGCCCCATAAGGTCTTTCCCCGCCAGAAATTCATTGAAAGTCCCCCAGTGATTGATTTGCAATCCTTGACTTCCAAGGAAAGTGATTCAATACCCAAGATTCTGGATTCTATATCCGGAATTGGGTGCTTTCAGCTGGTGAACTACGGAATTCCGCCTGAAAGTATGAGTGCTGCATTGGCTGCCGCCTCTGGCATTTTCCATGTCCCACCAGAAAAGAAGGCGGCGGCGACGAGGTCGTTGGAAAGGCCATACGGCTTTGAAGAAGGTCATGAAGAGGAGGGCGAGAGTGAGTTGACTGAAGAGTTTGTATGGTGTAGAGATGAAGCTTTGAAGTTGGAAATGGAGGGAGTCTGGCCAGCAGGATATTCAAATTTCAG CGAGAAAATGGAAGCTCTGATGTTTGAGATAGAGAAAGTTGCTGAGAAAATTCTATTGGCCCTCTGGGAAAGTTTTCTAAGAAAACCAATATACGAAAATGAAATGATACAACAACAAGAACTTGGGTCAGTGTGTTGTCTCTACAAGCATGGCAAGAATGTACCGGCCGACAAGTGGTATGATGTGATCAGGATGTTAATAAGGGGTACTGATTTCTCTCATTCCTTGTGTTTGCATTTATGTGATGGGTCTTCAGAGTTTCACGTCTACTCCAAGAAAGGTTGGGTTTCTTTTATCCCAGAGAAAGGTGCCCTGATAATCACTGTTGGAGACCAAATCCAG GCATTAAGTGGTGGACACTACAAGCATGTGATAGGAAGACCAATCTTTAAAGATGAGAAAGATGACTGTATATCAATGGCTTTCCTCTGTTCCCCTCCTCCAACCGCAGCCGCCGCTGCTGCTGCCTCCGTCGTCACGACCAGCTgctcaaaaacaaaaagggaaaagacTATCTCGCTGAGTCAACAAGCCTTGGTGGCTTTGTTTTTGACTCTTGTATACCAATTTTTCGTTtacttttcaaagaaaatttga